In the genome of Falsirhodobacter halotolerans, the window CGGGGTTCTGGTCGACATTGACCTTCACGATCTTCACCTTGCCTTCGTATTCGGCCGAAAGTTCTTCCAGCGCCGGGCCGATCTGGCGGCAGGGGCCGCACCATTCGGCCCAGAAATCGACGACGACGGGAATGTCCGACTGACGCACTTCGGCGTCGAAGGTGGCATCGGTAACGGCAACGGTGGCCATGGGCGTTCTCCTGAATTTATTGTTCACGACGTAGGTATGCCGCCCGCAGCCGTCAAGGCGCGGGCCAGCGCCGCCGATGTCAGGCGGTCGGGCAGGGGCATCAGCGCCCCGGTCCGCGTCCAGAGGATGGCCGTTTCGACACCCCGGTCGGGATAGATCGCGGCCAGCGCCCGGGCATAGGCCCCCATCTGGCGCAGCAGGCCTTCGGGCACCTGATCGGGCGTGGCGGGCACGGTGGCATTGGTCTTGAAATCCACCGCAAGCACGCGGTCCGGCATGACGATCAGACGGTCGATCACCCCCATCATCGGGGTGCCGTCCAGATCGGCGGTCACCGTCACCTCGGCCAGGGTATCGGCGGCAAAGACGCCCTGATGCGCGGCCAGAACCGCCTCCACCTCGGCCATGAGGGGGGCCGTGTCTGTGTCGGGCAGCAGGCGGGTGGCGGTGGCCGCGCGATCCTCGGCCTGCGGCAGATGTTCCAAGAGCAGATGCAGATGGGTGCCGCGCAGCTTGGCGGCCTCCTCCTCCAACCCTTCGCCCGGCAAGGCCTTCGCCCCGCCAAGGTCGGACGGGGACAAGGGGGGCAGCGCATGGGGCGGGATATGCGCCGGAACGCGGGCCCAGTTGGGCAGGGGGGCGATCATGGGCACCGTCTCTGTCGCCCCCGGCGCGGGGTCGGGCCAGATGCCCCCCTCCAGCCGCAAGCCGCCCTGCCACGGG includes:
- the trxA gene encoding thioredoxin is translated as MATVAVTDATFDAEVRQSDIPVVVDFWAEWCGPCRQIGPALEELSAEYEGKVKIVKVNVDQNPVTPSELGVRGIPALFMFKGGEAVSNKIGAAPKAALANWIKSEI